A genomic segment from Nocardia cyriacigeorgica GUH-2 encodes:
- the lexA gene encoding transcriptional repressor LexA: MSGYEHLDTSTLPPRQRDILATIARWVLERGYPPSTRQLGDAVGLRSASSVSRHLKALEEKGFLRRGEAMARPIDVRLFLRETEQRVAAEGTVAVPVVGDIAAGTPILAEEHTDDMLMLSRELVGRGTVFGLRVRGDSMIEAAICDGDIVVVRQQHEAHSGDIVAAMIDDEATVKVYRRRNGHVYLEPRNPAYDVIDGDRAVVLGKVVSVMRRV, from the coding sequence GAGCACCTCGACACCTCGACCCTGCCGCCGCGGCAGCGCGACATCCTCGCCACCATTGCGCGGTGGGTGCTCGAGCGTGGCTATCCGCCCAGCACCCGTCAGCTCGGCGACGCGGTGGGGCTGCGGTCCGCGTCGTCGGTGTCGCGGCATCTGAAAGCCCTGGAGGAGAAGGGTTTCCTGCGTCGCGGCGAGGCGATGGCGCGACCCATCGACGTGCGGTTGTTCCTGCGCGAGACCGAGCAGCGGGTCGCCGCCGAGGGGACCGTCGCGGTGCCGGTCGTCGGCGATATCGCGGCGGGCACGCCGATCCTGGCCGAGGAACACACCGACGACATGCTCATGCTCTCGCGGGAACTGGTCGGGCGCGGAACGGTATTCGGACTGCGGGTGCGCGGTGACTCGATGATCGAGGCCGCCATCTGCGACGGCGACATCGTGGTGGTACGCCAGCAGCACGAGGCGCATTCCGGCGACATCGTCGCGGCCATGATCGACGACGAGGCCACGGTGAAGGTGTACCGGCGCCGCAATGGGCACGTGTACCTGGAACCGCGTAATCCCGCCTACGACGTCATCGACGGTGACCGCGCGGTGGTGCTCGGTAAGGTGGTGTCGGTGATGCGGCGGGTCTGA
- a CDS encoding molybdopterin-dependent oxidoreductase — protein MNNRTHSAAPEPAPAVAAPAPTRFAAAVAGILAGAMVLGVGHLVAAFFAPDASPVYVMGATVVDTTPRPVEEWAIREFGSADKAVLFLVMAVVMIVVAACAGLLDRRHRYGSVLLAVAGAAVMWAATRRPDATLGWALPTLLGLVAGIATLRLLLDRAPTAPGPTEPSRRRFLALAVTAGALAAGSAALGQWIGTRLRDIAADRAGFAVPSPATPAPAVPEGADLPIDGLTDFVTSNHAFYRVDTALRLPALTSDDWRLRIHGLVARPVEYTFEQLRRRPAVARMITLTCVSNEVGGDLAGNALWTGYPLAELLAEAGPEPGADMVLSRSSDGFTASTPLAALTDGRDALLAVGMNGAPLPVSHGYPARLVVPGLYGYVSATKWVVELEVTRFDAAQAYWTRRGWAERAPVKTASRIDVPRDRATLPAGPIVVAGVAWAQHSGIDLVEVQVDDQPWRPATLAAEYSIDTWRQWWWQWPAEPGTHTLRVRATDRTGYRQTDRRTPPFPDGATGWHSRTITVR, from the coding sequence ATGAACAACCGAACCCATTCGGCCGCACCCGAACCCGCACCGGCGGTGGCGGCCCCGGCACCGACTCGGTTCGCCGCGGCCGTCGCGGGCATCCTGGCGGGCGCGATGGTCCTCGGCGTCGGGCATCTGGTTGCCGCGTTCTTCGCCCCGGACGCGTCACCGGTCTATGTGATGGGCGCGACCGTTGTCGACACCACACCGCGGCCGGTCGAGGAATGGGCGATCCGGGAGTTCGGCAGTGCCGACAAGGCGGTGCTGTTCCTGGTGATGGCGGTGGTGATGATCGTCGTCGCGGCCTGCGCCGGGCTGCTCGACCGCAGGCACCGCTACGGCAGCGTGTTGCTCGCCGTCGCCGGTGCGGCCGTGATGTGGGCGGCGACGCGACGTCCGGACGCCACCCTCGGCTGGGCGCTGCCCACTCTGCTCGGCCTGGTCGCCGGGATCGCGACGCTGCGCCTGCTCCTGGATCGGGCACCCACCGCCCCCGGCCCCACCGAGCCGAGCCGACGGCGATTCCTCGCCCTGGCGGTGACGGCGGGCGCACTCGCGGCGGGGTCGGCGGCCCTCGGCCAGTGGATCGGCACGCGCCTGCGCGATATCGCCGCGGATCGGGCCGGTTTCGCAGTGCCCTCCCCCGCCACACCCGCACCGGCGGTTCCCGAGGGCGCCGATCTGCCCATCGACGGCCTCACCGATTTCGTCACCTCCAACCACGCCTTCTATCGCGTCGACACCGCGCTCCGGTTGCCGGCACTCACCAGCGACGACTGGCGGCTGCGCATTCACGGCCTGGTGGCGCGGCCGGTCGAGTACACCTTCGAGCAGTTGCGCCGGCGACCGGCCGTCGCCCGGATGATCACCCTGACCTGCGTATCCAACGAGGTCGGTGGCGACCTGGCCGGTAATGCCCTGTGGACCGGCTATCCGCTGGCCGAGCTGCTCGCCGAGGCCGGACCGGAACCGGGCGCGGATATGGTGCTCTCCCGCAGCAGCGACGGCTTCACCGCGAGCACACCGCTGGCCGCGCTCACCGACGGGCGCGACGCCCTGCTCGCGGTCGGGATGAACGGCGCGCCGCTGCCGGTGTCACACGGCTATCCGGCGCGGCTGGTGGTGCCCGGGCTGTACGGCTATGTCTCGGCTACCAAATGGGTGGTGGAGCTGGAGGTCACCAGATTCGATGCCGCGCAGGCGTATTGGACCCGCCGTGGGTGGGCCGAGCGAGCGCCGGTGAAGACCGCCTCGCGCATCGACGTGCCCCGCGACCGCGCCACCCTGCCGGCCGGGCCGATCGTGGTCGCGGGTGTCGCCTGGGCACAGCACTCCGGCATCGACCTGGTCGAGGTGCAGGTGGACGATCAGCCGTGGCGGCCCGCCACCCTCGCCGCCGAGTACTCGATCGATACCTGGCGTCAGTGGTGGTGGCAGTGGCCGGCCGAACCGGGCACCCACACGCTGCGGGTGCGCGCCACCGACCGCACCGGCTACCGGCAAACCGACCGGCGCACACCGCCGTTCCCGGACGGGGCCACTGGCTGGCACAGCCGCACCATCACGGTGCGCTGA